The following DNA comes from Hahella chejuensis KCTC 2396.
TACACTAACTTGCGTCCCGCTGACGTGCCATTACTCCCCGCAGCGCCGCACCATTTAGACTTTTCCAATGGGTGACGGCCGTTTCCCGTTCCTTGTCGATCCACTCCGCCAGGTCCTTTGCGTGTACGATCCACTCTGCGGCGTTGGAGTTAGAGGCGCGATAGACCGGGAACGGGAACTTTTGCAGCTTGGCGCGTTGCTGGACATCGCGACGGGTAGTTAAGTTGAAGTACTTTGCCGCGAC
Coding sequences within:
- a CDS encoding pyocin activator PrtN family protein, with amino-acid sequence MNTMFLLLAEFETSQIPLVDVAAKYFNLTTRRDVQQRAKLQKFPFPVYRASNSNAAEWIVHAKDLAEWIDKERETAVTHWKSLNGAALRGVMARQRDAS